One window of Aerococcus tenax genomic DNA carries:
- a CDS encoding alpha/beta hydrolase yields MKTKKRLTWLKKLGISLALLTVISLAATYFVGNYFVDYALVPNQGGQDRQVDQETKPGQTKSAVQEINANKAQAKADAKAWLDQVGDKKEAVSIRSQDGLTLSGNLFHNDSDQHKYALIVHGYQGQEADSYDIAPAFYQKGYQVLTISLRAHAPSQGQYIGMGYLDSRDLLEWVQWLIDRDSQSQIVLHGTSMGSATVLMASDKLPAAVKAVVADCGYSSIWDIFASELDKRFNLPTFPVLYMANTMARLRAGYDLREGNTVEYVAQSSLPILFIHGAADDFVPVSMARELYDAKAKGPKELYIVPEAGHAEAKYKEPTTYYQKIFQFIQDYGDENKE; encoded by the coding sequence ATGAAGACAAAGAAAAGATTAACTTGGTTAAAAAAGTTGGGCATTTCATTAGCCCTGCTGACAGTGATTTCCCTGGCTGCCACTTATTTTGTAGGAAACTACTTTGTTGATTATGCCTTGGTACCTAATCAGGGTGGGCAAGACCGCCAAGTTGACCAGGAGACAAAGCCGGGTCAGACTAAGTCAGCTGTTCAAGAAATCAATGCCAATAAGGCCCAGGCCAAAGCGGACGCTAAGGCTTGGTTAGACCAGGTAGGGGATAAAAAGGAAGCGGTAAGCATTCGCTCTCAGGACGGGCTTACTTTGAGCGGAAATTTGTTTCATAATGACTCTGATCAACATAAATATGCCTTGATTGTCCATGGTTACCAAGGCCAAGAGGCGGATTCTTATGATATTGCGCCCGCTTTTTATCAAAAAGGTTACCAGGTCCTAACCATTTCCTTAAGAGCCCATGCGCCTAGTCAGGGACAATATATTGGTATGGGCTATCTAGACAGTCGGGACTTACTAGAATGGGTTCAGTGGCTTATTGACCGCGATAGTCAGTCCCAAATTGTCCTTCACGGTACTTCTATGGGAAGTGCTACCGTTCTAATGGCCTCAGACAAGCTGCCTGCAGCCGTCAAAGCGGTCGTTGCTGACTGTGGTTATTCAAGTATCTGGGATATTTTTGCTTCTGAGCTAGATAAACGTTTTAATCTCCCTACTTTTCCAGTCCTCTATATGGCTAATACCATGGCAAGACTGCGAGCGGGCTATGATTTACGCGAGGGAAACACCGTGGAATACGTGGCCCAGTCCTCCCTACCGATTTTATTTATCCACGGCGCAGCGGATGACTTTGTTCCGGTATCCATGGCCCGAGAACTCTATGATGCTAAAGCCAAGGGTCCCAAGGAACTCTACATTGTGCCAGAAGCTGGCCATGCCGAAGCCAAGTACAAAGAGCCCACCACTTATTACCAGAAGATCTTCCAATTTATTCAAGACTATGGGGATGAAAATAAAGAATAA
- a CDS encoding histidine phosphatase family protein, whose product MVREIFIIRHGQSLYNLEGKIQGQIDSPLSPRGIQEAEQAKNFFDQKDISIDLILSSPLKRAYATAKIIQGDSPCSLVTDQRLAEWRYGSLEGKALSVLEGVKLNDPPSDHYFCQFGGESVTAVKGRFQTALDEALKAYPQKNILLVSHGSIMYRFMLDYLSQPLPAFSNCQIFHFEELEKSLVLKNSINPLN is encoded by the coding sequence ATGGTAAGAGAAATTTTTATTATTCGGCATGGCCAGTCTCTTTATAACTTAGAGGGGAAAATCCAAGGTCAAATCGATAGTCCCCTTAGTCCTAGAGGCATCCAAGAAGCTGAGCAAGCGAAAAACTTTTTTGATCAAAAAGACATCAGTATTGACCTCATCCTCTCCTCCCCTTTGAAGCGAGCCTACGCCACAGCAAAGATAATCCAGGGAGATAGTCCCTGCTCCCTAGTTACTGATCAGCGGCTAGCAGAATGGCGCTATGGTAGTCTTGAAGGTAAGGCGCTCAGCGTCCTTGAGGGCGTCAAGCTCAATGACCCGCCTAGTGATCACTATTTTTGCCAATTTGGGGGCGAGTCAGTCACTGCAGTTAAAGGTCGCTTTCAAACAGCCCTTGATGAAGCTCTTAAAGCCTATCCTCAAAAAAATATTCTCCTAGTTAGTCATGGGTCAATTATGTACCGCTTCATGTTGGACTATCTCAGCCAACCCCTCCCAGCCTTTTCGAATTGTCAAATTTTTCATTTTGAAGAGCTAGAAAAAAGCCTGGTCTTAAAAAATAGTATTAATCCACTCAACTAA
- a CDS encoding IS110 family RNA-guided transposase codes for MVNYIYAFDVSKGKATQVLYKNNRCIEESLLKFTSMGFEKLLQDIRRIPGQVALAFETTGIYSKPLERFCHENHITYHSLNPLEVYNRSNGLTLRRNKTDQADAHKLAQVMSIFDFHPSVMKGPLYEEMKRMNAYYLELQEAIDRLYVKLLEAVYLCFPGIEQAFSKLKNVFALTIIENYPHPDYVLETSRTIIKNVLKKSTSKNISNQRAFQKADQIIECATSAYPSVHKDSFYCQVLSFYATHLKKLINQKEIIQDKMITLGSQFSEFTIYSSVPGIGELSACQLIAELGDLSRFKNHKQLNAYVGIDIRRYQSGKYTGQDHINKRGNRKARKILYVIITNMIRAQRHAPNHIVDYYYTKKQPPFNKCHKVAVIACMNKLLKCLYALFNHHTKYDYELNASHRN; via the coding sequence ATGGTTAACTATATCTATGCTTTTGATGTTTCCAAAGGAAAAGCGACACAAGTTCTGTATAAAAATAATAGATGTATTGAGGAAAGCCTTTTGAAATTCACTTCTATGGGCTTTGAAAAGCTATTACAGGATATCCGAAGGATTCCTGGTCAAGTGGCTCTTGCTTTTGAAACGACAGGTATTTATTCAAAACCTCTTGAACGTTTTTGTCACGAAAATCATATAACTTACCACAGTTTGAATCCTTTAGAAGTATATAATCGATCCAATGGCCTGACACTAAGAAGGAATAAAACAGACCAAGCAGATGCTCATAAATTAGCACAAGTTATGTCTATTTTCGACTTTCACCCTTCGGTAATGAAAGGGCCGCTTTATGAAGAAATGAAGCGCATGAATGCTTATTATCTCGAGCTACAAGAAGCTATCGATAGATTATATGTTAAGCTTTTAGAAGCTGTCTATCTTTGCTTTCCTGGTATAGAACAAGCTTTTTCTAAGTTAAAAAATGTATTTGCTTTAACCATTATTGAAAACTATCCACATCCTGATTATGTGTTAGAAACTTCGCGAACTATTATCAAAAATGTATTGAAAAAATCAACATCAAAAAATATCTCAAATCAAAGGGCCTTTCAAAAAGCTGATCAAATTATTGAATGTGCAACTTCTGCTTATCCTTCTGTCCATAAGGACAGCTTTTATTGTCAGGTGCTCAGTTTTTATGCCACACATCTAAAAAAATTAATCAACCAAAAAGAAATTATTCAAGATAAGATGATTACTTTGGGAAGTCAGTTTTCTGAATTTACAATTTACTCTAGCGTGCCAGGAATTGGTGAGCTTTCAGCTTGTCAATTAATTGCAGAGCTGGGTGATTTATCTCGATTTAAGAACCATAAACAATTAAACGCCTATGTAGGGATTGATATTCGACGCTATCAATCGGGTAAATATACAGGCCAAGACCATATCAATAAGCGAGGCAACAGAAAAGCTAGAAAAATACTTTATGTCATTATCACTAATATGATCCGTGCCCAGAGACATGCACCAAATCATATCGTTGATTATTACTATACAAAAAAACAGCCACCCTTTAATAAATGCCATAAGGTAGCTGTTATAGCGTGTATGAATAAGCTGCTTAAATGCCTATACGCGCTATTCAATCATCATACGAAGTATGATTATGAATTAAATGCCTCTCACCGCAACTAA
- a CDS encoding DUF3744 domain-containing protein — protein sequence MSSPWIQMRHFSYRYPRQYRMALRDINITLNHGEKILILGANESGKSTFLKALKGELPEDGEFSGEIIHSGESAKPVDGTAIRDVIDEKIDDNPNESVNHHKKAIEKRWYELVDCELQPEEYQALSRGEKEIHRMSHILKEDNEIYIFDEPLKTLAPKQQKVFIDIIDDYHVHTDATIIISEHQLEAMMSRPIDRVLVFSEGRIVFDGQLKALLESGILNPLGIREPFYITAMRYAAYPLKDVYNIQDVKHIFGPQLRQRIENWIMTLPRFRYQENKEVLLELDNVSALVNESNQRGLHNINLKINQEEMLSVVGPNGSGKTLLAQLCSGSLRPQMGTIKWLGQELSLDQFDHLRRNVGLITNDDVTNISQSRAETVADYLAQSPVLAEGDYQDDELKDKFNQVLAMVNLDNLLDFPLDHLSEISKLRLAMARSLLKEPKLLVVEEITEGRDFVHFRAIMNTLQNLNSQYQIAIMMTTHDIEVMLEYSRRTLIMSEGHLIIDALPVDVATMPAYLNKAGLRETSLTTFARQLDLVDPYTFIRKFVDYDREMQQNLD from the coding sequence GTGTCTAGCCCGTGGATTCAGATGCGTCACTTTAGCTACCGATATCCCCGTCAATATCGGATGGCATTAAGAGATATCAACATAACCCTAAACCATGGTGAGAAAATTTTAATCCTAGGTGCCAATGAATCAGGTAAGTCAACTTTTCTTAAAGCCTTGAAGGGTGAGCTACCGGAGGATGGCGAGTTTTCTGGTGAAATTATTCACAGTGGTGAGTCTGCCAAGCCAGTTGACGGAACGGCAATTCGCGATGTGATTGATGAGAAGATCGATGACAACCCCAATGAATCGGTTAACCACCACAAAAAGGCTATCGAAAAGCGTTGGTATGAACTGGTCGATTGCGAATTACAACCGGAAGAATACCAGGCACTTTCTCGTGGGGAAAAAGAAATCCACCGCATGTCCCACATCTTAAAAGAAGATAATGAAATCTATATTTTTGACGAACCCTTAAAGACCCTGGCTCCTAAACAACAAAAGGTCTTTATCGATATTATTGATGATTACCACGTCCATACTGATGCTACTATTATTATTTCTGAACACCAATTGGAAGCAATGATGTCCCGTCCCATTGACCGCGTCTTAGTCTTTTCAGAAGGGAGGATTGTGTTCGATGGCCAGCTTAAGGCCCTCTTGGAAAGTGGTATATTAAATCCCTTAGGCATTCGTGAACCCTTCTATATTACCGCCATGCGCTACGCGGCTTATCCTTTAAAAGACGTTTATAATATCCAAGATGTCAAACATATTTTCGGGCCACAGCTAAGGCAGAGAATCGAAAACTGGATTATGACCCTGCCACGTTTTCGTTATCAAGAAAACAAAGAAGTTCTCCTCGAACTCGATAATGTATCAGCCCTTGTTAATGAGAGCAATCAGCGGGGGCTCCACAATATTAACCTTAAAATTAACCAAGAAGAAATGCTGAGTGTCGTCGGCCCTAATGGCAGCGGCAAGACCCTCCTAGCTCAATTGTGTAGTGGCTCCCTAAGGCCTCAGATGGGAACGATTAAGTGGTTGGGTCAAGAACTTTCCCTGGACCAATTTGACCATCTCCGCCGCAATGTCGGCTTGATTACTAATGACGATGTGACCAATATTAGTCAATCGCGAGCAGAAACCGTTGCAGACTACCTGGCCCAAAGTCCCGTCTTAGCGGAAGGTGATTACCAGGATGATGAGCTCAAAGACAAGTTTAATCAGGTTCTAGCCATGGTTAACTTGGATAATCTCTTAGATTTCCCCTTAGACCATCTTTCGGAGATTTCCAAACTCCGACTGGCCATGGCTCGGTCACTATTAAAAGAGCCTAAATTACTGGTGGTTGAAGAGATCACTGAAGGCCGCGATTTTGTACACTTCCGCGCCATTATGAATACCTTGCAAAACTTAAATAGTCAATACCAGATTGCGATTATGATGACCACCCATGACATTGAAGTTATGCTAGAGTATAGTCGCCGGACCTTGATTATGTCAGAGGGGCATTTGATTATTGATGCTTTACCGGTGGATGTGGCGACTATGCCAGCCTATCTCAATAAGGCCGGCTTAAGGGAAACCAGTTTAACCACCTTTGCAAGGCAATTGGACTTGGTCGATCCCTATACCTTTATCCGTAAATTTGTCGATTACGACCGTGAAATGCAACAAAACTTAGATTAA
- the murB gene encoding UDP-N-acetylmuramate dehydrogenase: MDFQAFIDAFSPEHIKINEPLKHYAYTKTGGPADLLVFPQSSQELQAMIKKANELQLPFMVMGNSSNVIVRDGGIEGIVFMLTQMAAIEVKDHQVFAEAGARIIDVTRAACDAALTGLEFACGIPGSVGGAIYMNAGAYDGEIKDLPLSVQVVDKFGDLKTYTNEDLNFSYRHSIIQDNGDCVVSVVFDLKPGDYEQIKGRMDHLTQLRESKQPLDLPSCGSVFKRPKGHFTGQLVQAADLQGYTVGGAQVSKKHAGFIVNIDHATAADYLAVIHHVQEVIKKEFNVTLETEVRIIGRDPK; the protein is encoded by the coding sequence ATGGATTTTCAAGCCTTTATCGATGCTTTTAGCCCAGAACATATTAAAATCAATGAGCCGCTGAAGCACTATGCCTATACGAAAACCGGCGGCCCGGCTGATCTCTTGGTCTTTCCCCAAAGTAGCCAGGAACTTCAAGCCATGATCAAAAAGGCCAATGAACTCCAGCTGCCCTTTATGGTGATGGGAAATTCCAGTAATGTCATCGTCCGTGATGGTGGTATTGAAGGGATCGTCTTTATGCTGACCCAAATGGCAGCCATTGAAGTGAAAGATCACCAGGTCTTCGCTGAGGCGGGGGCGCGCATTATTGACGTGACCCGGGCTGCTTGTGATGCGGCTTTAACGGGACTGGAATTTGCTTGCGGGATCCCTGGTAGTGTTGGGGGAGCGATCTATATGAATGCTGGGGCCTATGATGGCGAGATTAAGGATCTTCCCTTAAGTGTCCAAGTGGTCGATAAGTTTGGTGACTTAAAGACTTATACTAATGAAGACTTAAACTTTTCCTACCGTCACAGTATTATCCAAGATAATGGTGACTGTGTGGTGAGTGTAGTCTTCGACCTAAAACCTGGCGACTATGAACAAATTAAGGGGAGAATGGACCACTTAACTCAACTTCGTGAATCCAAGCAACCCCTCGACTTGCCTTCTTGTGGTAGCGTCTTTAAGCGGCCCAAGGGGCACTTTACCGGCCAACTTGTTCAAGCCGCTGACCTCCAAGGTTATACGGTTGGTGGGGCTCAAGTCTCAAAAAAACATGCAGGTTTTATTGTAAATATTGATCATGCCACTGCGGCTGATTATCTAGCGGTGATCCACCACGTCCAAGAAGTGATCAAAAAAGAATTCAACGTAACCTTGGAAACCGAAGTCCGGATTATTGGTCGCGATCCCAAGTAA
- a CDS encoding TraX protein, translated as MNKSRRQALLMSALSLIYATYQLQKPADQLTGYHLFLGHLIPIVATVFALNEKKAGLKWTLVAINLFLLAIMVYVFWMS; from the coding sequence ATGAACAAATCACGTCGTCAAGCCCTACTCATGTCTGCCCTGAGTTTAATCTACGCCACCTATCAACTGCAAAAACCTGCTGACCAACTGACTGGCTACCACCTGTTCTTAGGCCACTTGATCCCGATTGTCGCCACTGTCTTTGCCCTTAATGAGAAGAAGGCCGGACTCAAGTGGACCCTGGTCGCTATTAACCTCTTCCTGTTAGCCATTATGGTTTATGTCTTTTGGATGTCGTAA
- a CDS encoding GNAT family N-acetyltransferase, translating into MKREEIQITLVDAEQKHAKALLDFYKKVGGESDFLSFTSQGLGINQEQEQRYLKSIQESLNNRVLIALLDDEIIGVASIGAPEGSKEEHVGELGISILRRFWSLGLSHVLMEDMLGWAQESQILRYIRLEVNVNNVRAIKLYEKFHFEELGRIPGGQYAQGEFQDTLIMGLSVLNDQQEADDESPSSEDD; encoded by the coding sequence ATGAAACGTGAAGAAATACAAATTACTTTAGTAGACGCAGAACAAAAACATGCCAAGGCCCTATTAGACTTTTACAAAAAAGTGGGTGGCGAGTCTGATTTTCTCAGCTTTACTTCCCAAGGCCTCGGTATCAACCAGGAACAAGAACAAAGGTATTTAAAAAGTATTCAAGAAAGCTTGAATAACCGGGTCCTGATTGCCTTATTAGATGATGAAATTATCGGAGTCGCTTCAATCGGGGCCCCAGAAGGTTCCAAGGAAGAGCACGTGGGAGAATTAGGTATTTCTATCCTCAGACGCTTTTGGAGTTTAGGCTTGAGCCATGTCTTAATGGAAGATATGTTGGGCTGGGCCCAGGAAAGTCAAATTTTGCGCTATATCCGCCTGGAAGTGAATGTCAATAATGTTCGGGCCATTAAGCTGTATGAGAAATTTCATTTTGAAGAGCTGGGACGTATTCCTGGAGGGCAATATGCCCAAGGAGAATTCCAAGATACCTTAATTATGGGCTTAAGTGTCTTAAATGACCAACAAGAGGCAGACGACGAGTCGCCATCAAGTGAAGATGATTAA
- the tsaE gene encoding tRNA (adenosine(37)-N6)-threonylcarbamoyltransferase complex ATPase subunit type 1 TsaE, whose amino-acid sequence MSEIKWHNEKDTEKTAQKLADLVQAGDVICLEGDLGAGKTTFTGYFAHALGINKAIKSPTFTIIREYQMGRLPLYHMDAYRLEETGAEGLGIEEYLEGDGVTVIEWPQFIKEDLETPYLWLTIHKESATERRISLAYNGGRGKELAAELLESLAE is encoded by the coding sequence ATGTCAGAGATCAAATGGCATAACGAAAAGGATACCGAAAAAACCGCCCAAAAATTAGCCGACTTGGTTCAAGCAGGGGACGTTATCTGCCTAGAAGGAGACCTAGGAGCGGGCAAGACTACCTTTACAGGCTACTTTGCCCATGCTTTAGGGATCAATAAGGCGATTAAGAGTCCGACATTTACCATTATACGGGAATACCAAATGGGCCGTTTACCCCTCTACCACATGGATGCCTACCGTTTAGAGGAAACGGGAGCTGAAGGTTTGGGGATTGAAGAATACCTAGAGGGCGATGGGGTCACTGTGATTGAATGGCCCCAGTTCATTAAGGAAGACTTAGAAACGCCTTACCTGTGGCTGACTATTCATAAGGAATCGGCTACCGAGCGTCGGATTAGCTTAGCATATAATGGTGGGCGCGGTAAGGAATTAGCAGCAGAATTATTAGAAAGTTTGGCAGAATAA
- a CDS encoding TIGR01440 family protein has protein sequence MKEEVQAQARKLIEELIDKAQLKSGMTVVVGCSTSEIMGEKIGTDSQPEIGKAVFDAIHQSLDQAGIYLATQCCEHLNRAIVTEREARPFAPTVNVVPQPKAGGSFSTAAYQAFHDPIVIEEIQADAGIDIGNTLIGMHLKPVAVPLRLENHRIGSAWVNAARTRPKFIGGERAHYNDQLK, from the coding sequence ATGAAAGAAGAAGTGCAAGCACAAGCACGAAAGCTGATCGAAGAACTAATCGATAAGGCTCAGCTAAAGTCCGGAATGACCGTAGTGGTTGGTTGCTCCACTAGTGAAATTATGGGAGAGAAAATTGGGACGGACTCCCAACCCGAAATTGGAAAAGCGGTCTTTGACGCCATCCACCAAAGCTTGGACCAAGCCGGAATATACTTAGCCACCCAATGCTGTGAGCACCTTAACCGGGCCATTGTCACTGAACGCGAAGCCCGTCCTTTTGCTCCCACAGTAAATGTGGTACCCCAACCCAAGGCGGGCGGGTCATTTTCCACCGCTGCCTACCAAGCCTTCCATGATCCCATCGTTATTGAAGAGATTCAAGCCGATGCAGGGATTGATATTGGAAACACCTTGATTGGTATGCACCTCAAACCAGTGGCTGTTCCCCTGCGCCTAGAAAACCACCGGATCGGTTCCGCCTGGGTCAACGCTGCCCGCACCCGTCCGAAATTCATTGGCGGCGAACGCGCCCACTACAATGACCAATTAAAATAA
- a CDS encoding RNA degradosome polyphosphate kinase has translation MSTTSNNQKNIQSLQAENSATHYYYNRELSWLDFNYRCVEEASDPNNPLLEQLNFLGIVSSNLDEFIMVRFAGVYNQYLDGVQVAENKTQMSPKQLMQGIHERNTRNVEAQYARYHDMVELLDEKGYHLKSVADLNEAQKAQVKEQFEELILPTLTAIGIDAYRPFPHLKNHALNILVELEKDQNSYIAVVPIPTLLKRYLTLDDGEGKAYVLVEDVVIHGLNALFKGYTIKRRIPFRIARNADFELNEDDVMDLLDVMEDHVKNRLHGKTVRIEWDTRWESPNDHNNEDFLATVQPYLKVPEEGLYPINGPLDLTFLFDLVDDISEDHPEWKYPDFEPVEYPNYHGENLYQLIRKGDLFFHHPYDSFKPILSFVDHAASDPKTVAIKMTLYRVSKHSPIVKSLKKAAENGKEVTVLVELKARFDEENNVHWARELEEAGCHVLYGLSELKTHSKITLVVRREAGKIQRYIHLGTGNYNDKTAKQYTDMGILSTNEALTSDGSKFFNFLSGYSEVPDYEALHVSPFAIRDSLTDYIDEEIENQKKYGNGRIIAKMNSLTDKPLIKKLYEASQAGVQIDLIIRGICCLRPQVEGLSENIRVRSIVGRFLEHSRIYYFYRNGQKHVFLSSADMMTRNMIRRVEIEFPIIDQDIEAQIIHFLEVELADNQKARELGSDGVYRHVKSGDKAINSQEQMMQEAESRRNESVMRITPSSPNFFKRMTRFLTNRHKDD, from the coding sequence ATGTCAACCACTAGCAATAATCAAAAAAATATCCAATCCTTGCAGGCTGAAAACTCAGCTACTCATTATTATTATAATCGGGAGCTGAGTTGGTTAGATTTTAACTATCGTTGCGTTGAAGAAGCCAGTGATCCCAACAATCCCTTGTTAGAACAATTAAATTTTTTAGGAATTGTCAGCTCTAACTTAGATGAGTTTATTATGGTTCGCTTTGCAGGGGTTTATAATCAATACCTTGATGGCGTTCAAGTGGCTGAAAACAAAACCCAAATGTCACCTAAGCAGTTAATGCAAGGTATTCATGAGCGTAATACGCGAAATGTGGAAGCCCAATATGCCCGTTACCACGACATGGTAGAATTGTTGGATGAAAAGGGTTACCACCTTAAATCAGTAGCTGATCTCAATGAAGCTCAAAAAGCACAAGTAAAAGAGCAGTTTGAAGAACTGATTTTGCCCACCTTAACGGCTATTGGTATTGATGCCTACCGACCTTTCCCACATTTAAAAAACCATGCCTTGAATATTTTAGTGGAATTAGAGAAGGATCAGAATTCCTATATTGCTGTTGTTCCTATTCCGACCCTACTCAAGCGTTATCTCACTTTAGATGATGGTGAGGGGAAGGCCTATGTTTTAGTAGAAGATGTCGTCATCCATGGACTAAATGCACTCTTCAAGGGTTACACCATTAAACGTCGGATTCCATTTCGGATTGCCCGGAACGCGGACTTTGAATTAAATGAAGATGATGTCATGGACCTCTTGGATGTGATGGAAGACCATGTCAAAAACCGCCTACACGGGAAAACCGTTCGGATTGAATGGGATACCCGCTGGGAGAGTCCAAATGATCACAATAATGAAGATTTCTTAGCAACCGTCCAACCCTATTTGAAGGTGCCAGAGGAAGGCCTTTATCCTATTAACGGCCCCCTTGATCTGACCTTCTTATTTGACCTGGTTGATGATATCAGTGAAGACCACCCTGAATGGAAGTATCCCGATTTTGAACCGGTAGAATATCCCAACTACCACGGCGAAAATCTCTACCAATTAATCAGAAAGGGCGATCTATTCTTCCACCATCCTTACGACTCCTTCAAACCGATCTTGTCCTTTGTCGATCATGCTGCCTCAGATCCAAAAACAGTAGCCATCAAGATGACCCTCTACCGGGTATCCAAGCATTCGCCGATCGTGAAATCCTTGAAGAAGGCCGCGGAAAATGGTAAGGAAGTTACGGTCTTGGTGGAACTGAAGGCCCGCTTTGACGAAGAGAATAATGTCCACTGGGCTAGAGAACTCGAAGAAGCTGGCTGTCATGTCCTTTATGGTTTAAGTGAACTCAAAACCCACAGTAAAATTACCCTGGTGGTGAGACGGGAAGCCGGAAAAATCCAACGTTACATCCACCTAGGAACCGGAAACTACAACGACAAAACCGCTAAACAATACACGGATATGGGGATACTGTCGACGAATGAAGCCCTAACTAGTGATGGGTCCAAGTTCTTTAACTTCCTGAGTGGTTATAGTGAAGTGCCGGATTATGAGGCTCTCCATGTTTCGCCTTTTGCCATTCGTGACTCCCTGACGGATTACATTGATGAAGAGATTGAAAATCAGAAAAAATACGGCAATGGACGTATTATTGCTAAGATGAACTCCTTGACCGATAAACCCCTCATCAAAAAACTCTATGAGGCGAGTCAGGCTGGAGTACAAATTGATCTGATTATCCGGGGAATTTGTTGTTTACGTCCCCAAGTTGAAGGCCTATCGGAAAATATCCGGGTTCGCTCAATTGTCGGCCGTTTCTTAGAACACAGTCGGATCTACTACTTCTACCGCAATGGTCAAAAACATGTCTTCCTCTCTTCTGCAGATATGATGACCAGAAATATGATCCGCCGGGTGGAAATTGAATTTCCTATTATCGATCAAGATATTGAAGCCCAAATCATTCACTTCTTAGAAGTCGAATTAGCCGATAATCAAAAAGCCAGAGAACTAGGTAGCGATGGAGTCTATCGCCATGTTAAATCCGGCGATAAGGCCATTAATTCCCAAGAACAAATGATGCAAGAAGCCGAAAGTCGCCGCAATGAGAGTGTAATGCGCATTACCCCGTCTTCACCAAATTTTTTCAAGCGGATGACTCGCTTTTTAACTAACCGGCATAAAGACGATTAA